TCTGCACGAAGCGGCGGCGCGAGAGCCCGCCCGCGTTCACCTCCGAGACCAGCGTCCTCAGTCCCTGCTCGTCCATGGAATCCTCCGTCGGCCTCAGGCCTGTTTGTACCAGTACGCGAGGTGCCAGAGCGTCAGGTCCCAGCCGGAGAGGTCCATGCCCCGGAGTCGCGCGGCCGACGCGGAGACGCCGTTGCGCCAGAGGACCGGAATGACCACGACGTTCTGGATCACGAGGTCGTTCATCTTGACGAAGAGCGCCGCGCGCTTGACCGGGTCGAGCTCGACGTCCGCCGCCCGGTAGGCCCGATCGTACTCCTCGTTGCGCCAGCGCGTGATGTTGCGTCCCTGCCACTTGTTGTCCTTCGACGCGACCTCCCACGAGGTGAACTGGTTCATGAAGTACGCCGGGTCGGGCGAGCCCATCGTGGTGTTGTACATCTGGAGGTCGGCGTAAGAGTGCCCGTAGGTGTCGGGGTTCGCCACGTCCGACGAGAAGTACACCGACGCGACGACCGACTTCAGCTCGAGCTCGATCCCCGCGCGGGCCGCCGCCTGCTTGACGATCTGCTGGGTCTTCTGGCGCGGAACGTTGATCGAGGTCTGGTAGACCATGCGGAGCTTCCGGCCGTCCTTGGCGCGGACGCCGTCCGGGCCGCGGACCCAGCCCGCGGCGTCGAGGACCTGGTTCGCCTTCTCGACGCTGAACTCCCAGCTCGTGCTCCTCGAGTAGAAGCGCGAGGGCGCGTTGAGGAAGTTGGCGGTCGTCTGGCCCTGGCGGCCGTAGATCTCCTCCTGCACCGCCGCGCGGTCCACCAGGAGGTTCAGCGCCCGGCGCACCGCCGGGTCGGCGAGCAGCGGGTGGGAGGTCTTGACCGAGGAGCGCTCGCCGTCGACGTCCCGCCACGGGTCGGTGAAGTTGCACTGGATGTGCTCGGGATTGCCCGTCGGCCAGATGTTGACGCGCCCCTTGCCGCCCTGCTCGAGGCGCCGCAGGATGTCGTCCTCGACCTGCATGTTCCAGGCGTAGTCGTACTCGCCCGTCTGCAGCACCGCGCGCGCCGCGGAGGCCGCGTCGCCGCCGCCCTTCATCTCGACGACGTCGAAGAACGGCCGGTTCGGCACGTGGTAGGCGGGGTTGAGCTCGCCGCGCACGACGTCGCCGGGCTTGAAGTCGACGAAGCGGTAGGGCCCGGTACCGACGGGCCTGAGGTTGGCCGGCGCCTCGCGCGAGCGCGCGCCCCGGTAGGAGTCGAAGAGGTGCTTGGGGATGAGCATGCCGCGGATGCCGCAGAAGGCGTCGGCCCAGAAGGGCAGGGGCCGCGAGAACACGAGCTTCACCGTGTGGCTGTCGAGCTTCTCGATCCGCTGGAGGTCGCGATAGGCGCCGACGGTCACGGCGGCCGTCGCGGGATCGGCGACGAACTCCCAGTTGAAGACGACGTCGTCGGCGGTGAAGGGCCGGCCGTCGTGCCAGGCGACGCCGCGCTTGAGCCGCCACGTCACCGACATCCCGTCCCGCGCCAAGCCGCCGTTCTGCAGGCTCGGGATCTCGGCGGCCAGGACCGGTACCAGGTTGCCGTCGGGATCGAACGAGGCGAGCGGCTCGTAGAAGATGCGCGAGGCGTCCTGGTCCTTCGTGCCGGTGGCGAAGTGCGGGTTCAGGAGGGTCGGCGCCTGCCACCACAGCGCCTTGAGCTGGCCCCCGCCACCGCGGCGGGCCGGCGTGAACGCGTCGGTCCTGACCTGGGCCCGCGCGGCGCCCGCGCAGGTGAGCATCTGCGCCGCGAGCGGCGCGCCGAGGCCGAGGCCGACCATCAGGCGCGTGAACGCGCGGCGCGAGACGCGGCCAGCCCGCACGTCCTCGATGAGCCCGCGGATCTCGCGTTCGTCCATGACAGGTGCCTCCTTCGGCCGCGGCGCTCGCCGCTACGCCCCGCGGCGGCGGGTCATGTGTGCTCCAGCATCCTGACGGCGACGTCGAGCGCCTCGACCATGGACTCGTGGTTGGCGATGCCTTTCCACGCGCGGTCGAACGCGGTGCCGTGGTCCACCGAGACGCGCAGGAACGGGAGCCCCACCGTGACGTTCACGCCGGAGAGGCCCGTCCAGCGCTTCGTCGCCTCGTCGTAGGTGAAGCCCAGCGTCTTCACCGGGATGTGCCCCTGGTCGTGATACATGGCGACGACCATATCAAATTCGCCGCCGCGGGCGCGGGAGAAGAGGGTGTCGGCGGGCAGGGGACCCGTGACGTCGAGGCCCCGGGCGCGCGCGGCCTCGATCGCGGGCACGATCGCCGTCTGCTCCTCGTCGCCGAAGAGCCCGTCCTCGCCCGCGTGCGGGTTCAGCCCGGCGACGGCGATCCGCCCGTGCGGCAGCCCGAGCCCGTCGAGCGTCTTCCGGGCGAGCTCGAGCGTCGTCGCCACGCGGTCGCGCGTCACCAGCTCGGGGACGCGCCGCAGCGCGACGTGCGTGGTCACGTGGATCACGCGCAGGTCGCGGCCGAGGAGGAGCATCGCGTAGTCGCGGGTGCCCGAGAGGTCGGCCAGGATCTCGGTGTGGCCCGAGTGGGTCATCCCCGCGGCGGCGAGCGCCTCCTTGTTGATCGGCGCCGTCACGATGCCGTCGATGGCGCCCGCGCGCGCGAGGCGCACCGCGGTCTCAATGTACGCGTAGGCCGCGCGCCCCGCCGCCGCGCTGACGCGGCAGCGCGCCAGCGTCGCCATGTCCACGTTGCCGAGGTCGAGGACCTCGAGCGCGCCCCCGTCGAAGCGGCAGTCGGCGACGTCCTTCACGGCGTGGAGCGCGAGCGGCGCGCCCACGAGCGCGAGGGCCTCCCGCATCGTGGACGCGGCGCCGATCACGACGGGCCGGCACCGCGCGCGCACGTCGCCCTCGGCGCAGGCGCGCGCGATGATCTCCGGGCCCACGCCGGCCGGATCGCCCATGGTGACGCCGAGCACCGGGTGCTTCACGCCGTGGCCTCCCCGGCGAGCGCGACGAAGAGGTCCGGCGGGCCGAAGTCACCGGCCTTGGTCAGCACGGCGAGCTCGGGCCGGCCGGGCGCCTGGAGCCGGGCGAGCGCCAGGCCGGGCCCGGGCGCGCCGACGAGCTCGATGCGCGTGGCGCCGAGGGCGCGATACAGGGCGACCGCGGTGTCGCCGCCGGTGACGATGACCAGGTCGAAGCGCTCGGCGGCGAGCACCCGGGCCGCCTCGGCGCCGACCTCCGCCGCGGCCTTCGCCGGATCGCCGCGCTCGCCGTCGGACGCCGCCAGCACGCGGAGGCCCGCCCGCCGCGCCTCGGCGATCTGGCGGCGCGTCGCGGGGCTCGTGCTGCCGGCGACGATCAGCCAGCGCCCCGCCGGCAGGGACGCGGGCCCGGCGGAGAGCCCGAGGCGCACGGCCAGCGGGCGCGCCAGCCCCGCGGAGCCGGCGAGCAGCGGCGGGGCGTCCAGGGCGAGCGCGGCGCCGACGAGCGCGTCGAGGTCGGCGTCGGTCTCGGCGTCGGCGACCGCGATCATGCCCGCGAGGCGCTCGACGCGCGCGGCGAGCGCGACGCCGCCCGCGCGCACGTCGGCGAGCGGGATCCAGGCGAGCGGCCGGTCGCTCTCGGGACGGAGCACGTCCACGACGCTCGCGCGGGGCTCGCCGTGCACGAGCAGCTGGCGGTCGACGACGACGCGGCCCTGCGCGGGGAACGCCGGGCAGGCGAGGACGCTCGAGGCGCCCGTCGCGCGGAGGAGCGCGGCGAGCTCGGCGCCGACGTGGCCGCGCAGCGTCGAGTCGATCTTCTTGAACCACGACGGCGCGCCGGAGCGCGCGGGCCGCCCGACGGCGTGCTGGACGCGGCGGGCCGCCTCACGCGCGTCGAGGGCGCGCGACTCGGTGTCCACGACGCTGACGGGCGCGGCGACGGGCGGGTCGGGCCAGACCGCGACGGGGACGGGCGACTTGCCGGCGAAGAGCGTGCCCGCGTCGCAGGCGCCCGTGAGATCGTCGGCGACTATCGTGAGCCTCATCGAAGTCCGCCTACTATAACAAGGGCTTCGCGGGCGTTCACGGAATGTCGGGGTATACTTTCGGTGTTCCACACGTGATGAATTCCGCCGACTCCCGAACCCGCGCGCCGAAGACCCTCGTCGTGGTCGCCGCCGCCGTCGTGCTCGCGGGCATCGGCGGCGCGGGGCTCTACGTCGCCCTCGGCCGCGCGCCGGAGCCCTCGGGCGCGGCGCCCGTCGAGCCCCGCCGGGCCGCCGCC
Above is a genomic segment from Candidatus Methylomirabilota bacterium containing:
- a CDS encoding four-carbon acid sugar kinase family protein, giving the protein MRLTIVADDLTGACDAGTLFAGKSPVPVAVWPDPPVAAPVSVVDTESRALDAREAARRVQHAVGRPARSGAPSWFKKIDSTLRGHVGAELAALLRATGASSVLACPAFPAQGRVVVDRQLLVHGEPRASVVDVLRPESDRPLAWIPLADVRAGGVALAARVERLAGMIAVADAETDADLDALVGAALALDAPPLLAGSAGLARPLAVRLGLSAGPASLPAGRWLIVAGSTSPATRRQIAEARRAGLRVLAASDGERGDPAKAAAEVGAEAARVLAAERFDLVIVTGGDTAVALYRALGATRIELVGAPGPGLALARLQAPGRPELAVLTKAGDFGPPDLFVALAGEATA
- a CDS encoding peptide ABC transporter substrate-binding protein, translated to MDEREIRGLIEDVRAGRVSRRAFTRLMVGLGLGAPLAAQMLTCAGAARAQVRTDAFTPARRGGGGQLKALWWQAPTLLNPHFATGTKDQDASRIFYEPLASFDPDGNLVPVLAAEIPSLQNGGLARDGMSVTWRLKRGVAWHDGRPFTADDVVFNWEFVADPATAAVTVGAYRDLQRIEKLDSHTVKLVFSRPLPFWADAFCGIRGMLIPKHLFDSYRGARSREAPANLRPVGTGPYRFVDFKPGDVVRGELNPAYHVPNRPFFDVVEMKGGGDAASAARAVLQTGEYDYAWNMQVEDDILRRLEQGGKGRVNIWPTGNPEHIQCNFTDPWRDVDGERSSVKTSHPLLADPAVRRALNLLVDRAAVQEEIYGRQGQTTANFLNAPSRFYSRSTSWEFSVEKANQVLDAAGWVRGPDGVRAKDGRKLRMVYQTSINVPRQKTQQIVKQAAARAGIELELKSVVASVYFSSDVANPDTYGHSYADLQMYNTTMGSPDPAYFMNQFTSWEVASKDNKWQGRNITRWRNEEYDRAYRAADVELDPVKRAALFVKMNDLVIQNVVVIPVLWRNGVSASAARLRGMDLSGWDLTLWHLAYWYKQA
- the pdxA gene encoding 4-hydroxythreonine-4-phosphate dehydrogenase PdxA, encoding MKHPVLGVTMGDPAGVGPEIIARACAEGDVRARCRPVVIGAASTMREALALVGAPLALHAVKDVADCRFDGGALEVLDLGNVDMATLARCRVSAAAGRAAYAYIETAVRLARAGAIDGIVTAPINKEALAAAGMTHSGHTEILADLSGTRDYAMLLLGRDLRVIHVTTHVALRRVPELVTRDRVATTLELARKTLDGLGLPHGRIAVAGLNPHAGEDGLFGDEEQTAIVPAIEAARARGLDVTGPLPADTLFSRARGGEFDMVVAMYHDQGHIPVKTLGFTYDEATKRWTGLSGVNVTVGLPFLRVSVDHGTAFDRAWKGIANHESMVEALDVAVRMLEHT